One segment of Methanolinea mesophila DNA contains the following:
- a CDS encoding NAD(P)H-hydrate dehydratase, translating into MREFLETGVISPARMRAVDRNAAALGVGALQLMESAGMALARKVREEDPSGVLILCGKGNNGGDGMVAARHLQDLEPAVCYLDLPGQSRETALQLAALRHCGVELFPVRCEENLNALDRHFSSAGVILDALLGTGARSGLAGPIAGLVERANRSGARIIAADIPTPGMRANLVLSFHRPKVAGAETVGIGIPLEAECMTGPGDLTLVPGRERSAHKGAGGKVLIIGGGPYQGAPFLAGLGALRAGADIVRVASPAFEPVPELIYERLPGTVITRDHIDDLLRLADLSDVVVMGNGIGEGSHEVVREVAARCKKAVFDADALRLPLPSAEESLYTPHAGEFTRITGIIPPEDLSGRGHAVKVAASQGTILLKGPVDVISDGDRVRFNRTGTPLMTAGGTGDVLAGVAGALFCHLPAFDAACIAAYANGKAGMAVEYTRGGGLMAGELADHIPRELFRGGL; encoded by the coding sequence ATGCGTGAATTTCTCGAGACCGGGGTCATCTCCCCGGCAAGGATGCGGGCGGTGGACCGGAATGCCGCCGCCCTGGGGGTCGGGGCGCTCCAGCTGATGGAAAGTGCGGGGATGGCCCTCGCACGGAAGGTGCGGGAAGAAGACCCGTCAGGGGTGCTTATCCTGTGCGGGAAAGGAAACAACGGGGGGGACGGGATGGTTGCAGCCCGCCATCTCCAGGACCTCGAACCGGCGGTGTGCTATCTCGATCTCCCCGGGCAGAGCAGGGAGACCGCATTGCAACTTGCGGCCCTGCGTCATTGCGGCGTTGAACTTTTCCCTGTCCGCTGTGAGGAGAACCTCAACGCCCTTGACCGGCATTTTTCATCGGCAGGGGTCATCCTCGATGCCCTGCTCGGAACAGGAGCACGAAGCGGACTGGCGGGACCGATCGCCGGGCTCGTGGAACGGGCGAACAGGAGCGGGGCGAGGATAATCGCTGCGGATATCCCCACACCGGGTATGAGGGCAAACCTCGTGCTCTCGTTTCACCGGCCGAAAGTGGCCGGGGCGGAAACCGTCGGCATCGGGATTCCACTCGAGGCGGAGTGTATGACAGGACCCGGGGACCTGACCCTCGTCCCGGGAAGGGAGCGATCGGCACACAAGGGAGCCGGAGGGAAGGTATTGATCATCGGTGGAGGCCCGTACCAGGGAGCGCCGTTCCTCGCAGGCCTCGGGGCGCTTCGTGCCGGAGCGGATATCGTCCGGGTCGCATCCCCCGCATTTGAACCCGTTCCGGAGCTGATCTATGAAAGATTACCCGGAACGGTCATTACCCGGGACCATATAGATGACCTTCTCCGGCTGGCAGATCTTTCCGATGTCGTGGTGATGGGAAACGGCATCGGGGAAGGGAGCCACGAGGTGGTCAGAGAGGTCGCGGCCCGATGTAAAAAGGCGGTTTTCGACGCCGATGCACTCAGGCTGCCCCTCCCAAGCGCGGAAGAGTCTTTGTATACTCCCCATGCGGGTGAGTTCACCAGGATCACGGGCATCATCCCTCCGGAAGATCTCTCCGGCAGGGGACACGCGGTAAAAGTCGCTGCATCGCAGGGGACAATCCTGCTAAAAGGACCGGTCGACGTGATTTCGGACGGCGACCGGGTCCGGTTCAATCGCACCGGCACTCCGCTCATGACTGCCGGAGGGACGGGGGATGTCCTGGCCGGGGTTGCAGGGGCACTGTTCTGTCACCTGCCCGCGTTCGATGCGGCCTGCATCGCGGCGTACGCAAACGGGAAGGCGGGAATGGCAGTCGAATATACTCGCGGAGGAGGGCTCATGGCCGGAGAGCTGGCAGACCACATTCCGCGGGAACTTTTCAGAGGAGGATTGTAA
- the moaC gene encoding cyclic pyranopterin monophosphate synthase MoaC, producing the protein MAEFSHIKEDRVHMVDIGEKSEVRRTATARGRIHLRDTTLLAIREGAVVKGNVLATARIAATLAVKDTPRLIPMCHTIPISSISVDFSEETGCIEAIVKVSSVGRTGVEMEALTGVSVALLTIWDMVKSAEKDEQGQYPCTRITGIEVTEKRKG; encoded by the coding sequence ATGGCAGAGTTCAGTCACATAAAAGAGGACCGGGTTCACATGGTGGACATCGGGGAGAAGTCCGAAGTACGAAGGACCGCGACCGCACGGGGGAGGATCCACCTCAGGGATACCACGCTTCTCGCGATCCGGGAAGGGGCGGTGGTGAAAGGGAACGTGCTCGCGACCGCCCGCATCGCGGCTACCCTCGCAGTCAAGGACACCCCGCGCCTGATCCCTATGTGCCATACGATCCCGATCAGCAGTATCAGTGTCGACTTCTCCGAGGAAACCGGGTGTATCGAGGCAATAGTGAAGGTAAGCTCGGTAGGAAGGACCGGGGTTGAGATGGAGGCGCTCACCGGGGTAAGCGTGGCACTCCTCACCATCTGGGACATGGTCAAGTCCGCCGAGAAAGACGAGCAGGGGCAGTATCCCTGTACCCGGATAACCGGTATCGAGGTCACCGAGAAGCGGAAAGGATGA
- a CDS encoding 50S ribosomal protein L15e codes for MAKSMYAYVRDAWKRPEDSEVKALQWERMQIWRREGSVVRIERPTRIDRARCLGYKAKQGIVVVRVSVRRGGRRKSRYVRARRSARMGMARMTAGKSLQRIGEERASRKYPNMEVLNSYWVGQDGRQKWFEVILVDGHHPSIRRDPRLNWIGRPQNRGRAERGKTSAGRKGRGMRYRGKGTEKTRPSIRSHGNIGK; via the coding sequence ATGGCGAAATCAATGTATGCGTACGTCAGGGACGCCTGGAAGAGACCTGAAGATTCCGAAGTCAAGGCTCTCCAGTGGGAAAGGATGCAGATCTGGCGGCGCGAAGGGAGTGTCGTCCGCATCGAGCGCCCGACCAGGATCGACCGCGCCCGGTGCCTCGGCTACAAGGCAAAACAGGGCATTGTAGTTGTACGGGTGAGCGTCCGCCGCGGAGGAAGGAGAAAATCCCGGTACGTCCGCGCCCGGAGAAGCGCAAGGATGGGAATGGCACGGATGACCGCGGGCAAGAGCCTCCAGCGGATCGGCGAAGAGCGTGCGTCCCGAAAATACCCCAATATGGAGGTCCTGAACTCCTACTGGGTGGGGCAGGACGGCAGGCAGAAATGGTTCGAAGTCATCCTGGTCGATGGCCACCACCCCTCGATCCGGCGTGACCCCCGCCTGAACTGGATAGGAAGACCCCAGAACCGCGGCCGTGCGGAGCGGGGAAAGACCAGTGCGGGAAGGAAAGGCAGGGGTATGAGGTACAGGGGCAAGGGTACCGAAAAGACCCGCCCGAGTATCCGGTCCCACGGCAACATCGGGAAATAA
- a CDS encoding RNase P subunit p30 family protein encodes MSLTDACVHPFPAGDSSIRRMALEARQLGLSGLVAIDTPPGIVEGMKVTRGVIIAATQVKEVLSTLRKVPRADTLVMVNATDPGFVRAVIGLKSVHILRHVHKAEKYAFDHVAARMAADHGVAVDFDLRPVVYYRGVPRQKVLQRYRDVLTLHHRYEFPLTISTNSRSILDMRGPRELRALSALFDMDEVVFDGIAPAVDRLLSPGNPVRVIG; translated from the coding sequence ATGTCCCTTACCGACGCATGTGTCCACCCCTTCCCGGCCGGCGATTCCAGCATCCGGCGTATGGCCCTCGAAGCCCGCCAGCTGGGGCTTTCCGGACTTGTCGCCATCGACACACCCCCGGGGATCGTCGAGGGGATGAAGGTGACCAGGGGGGTGATCATCGCTGCCACGCAAGTGAAGGAGGTGCTCTCGACGCTCCGCAAAGTACCGAGGGCCGACACCCTGGTAATGGTGAACGCGACCGATCCCGGGTTTGTAAGGGCGGTTATCGGATTGAAGAGCGTTCATATCCTGCGGCACGTGCACAAGGCAGAGAAGTATGCGTTCGACCATGTGGCCGCACGGATGGCGGCCGACCACGGGGTGGCGGTGGACTTCGATCTCCGCCCTGTCGTGTATTACCGGGGTGTACCCCGCCAGAAGGTTCTCCAGAGATACCGGGACGTCCTGACCCTTCACCACCGGTACGAGTTTCCGCTCACTATTTCCACAAACTCCCGTTCGATACTCGACATGCGGGGGCCACGCGAGCTCCGTGCGCTCTCTGCCCTGTTCGATATGGATGAAGTGGTCTTCGACGGAATCGCCCCCGCGGTGGACCGGCTTCTCTCCCCAGGAAATCCGGTGAGGGTGATCGGATGA
- a CDS encoding Rpp14/Pop5 family protein, whose amino-acid sequence MKPRPPTLREKRRYLLVRIAPPSNVVEPRELYLAILEALSSLHGDTTVAKVQMAVVKATGEYAIVRCTRGWEALVTGAMSTVTAVNGNRVALRTLAVSGTILALQKRMAGSGGGGPERTCDLMYREKWYQAYYYSGEKVDLIEKGFKSQELLFLTTEDLEEL is encoded by the coding sequence ATGAAACCGAGACCCCCCACCCTTCGGGAGAAACGCCGGTACCTGCTGGTGAGGATCGCCCCTCCTTCGAACGTTGTCGAACCCCGTGAACTCTACCTCGCGATACTCGAGGCTCTCTCCTCCCTGCACGGGGATACCACCGTGGCGAAAGTCCAGATGGCCGTCGTGAAAGCAACCGGAGAGTACGCGATAGTACGATGTACCCGGGGGTGGGAGGCACTGGTAACGGGGGCGATGAGCACCGTAACCGCGGTAAACGGAAACCGGGTCGCGCTCCGCACGCTTGCCGTTTCGGGCACCATACTCGCACTGCAGAAGAGAATGGCAGGATCCGGGGGTGGCGGGCCGGAGAGGACCTGTGATCTCATGTATCGGGAGAAATGGTACCAGGCGTACTATTATAGCGGGGAAAAGGTTGATTTGATTGAAAAAGGATTTAAAAGTCAGGAACTATTGTTTCTCACAACTGAAGATCTGGAGGAGTTATAA
- the psmA gene encoding archaeal proteasome endopeptidase complex subunit alpha, translating to MQPQAYQMGYDRAITVFSPDGRLYQVEYAREAVKRGTTAVGIKCNDGLVLIVDKRVSSRLLEASSIEKIFKIDEHIGVASSGLVGDARALVDRARVESQINRVTYDEKIDVETLAKKLCDHMQTYTQFGGARPYGTALLIAGISDGELRLFETDPSGTLLEYKATGIGIGRNAVMKVFEEEYNPEAPLKECILLGIKALHDATEGKFDVNTVEIGIIETDNPVFRKMSKEEVASFVEGFEK from the coding sequence ATGCAGCCACAGGCATATCAGATGGGATATGACAGGGCAATCACGGTATTCAGCCCTGACGGCCGTCTTTATCAGGTCGAATACGCCCGGGAAGCCGTGAAGAGAGGTACAACCGCGGTCGGCATCAAGTGCAACGACGGGCTCGTGCTGATAGTGGATAAGCGGGTGAGTTCACGACTTCTTGAAGCCTCGTCAATAGAGAAGATCTTCAAGATCGACGAACATATCGGGGTTGCATCATCCGGACTGGTCGGCGACGCGAGAGCACTTGTCGATCGGGCCCGCGTGGAATCGCAGATTAACAGGGTCACCTACGACGAAAAGATCGATGTCGAGACCCTGGCAAAAAAACTCTGCGACCACATGCAGACCTATACCCAGTTCGGGGGAGCGAGACCCTATGGAACGGCGCTTCTTATCGCAGGGATAAGCGACGGGGAACTGCGCCTTTTCGAGACGGATCCCAGCGGCACGCTCCTTGAGTACAAAGCGACCGGGATCGGGATAGGCAGAAATGCGGTCATGAAGGTCTTCGAGGAGGAGTATAATCCCGAAGCCCCCCTGAAAGAATGCATCCTGCTTGGAATAAAAGCCCTTCACGACGCCACCGAAGGAAAATTCGACGTAAATACGGTGGAGATCGGGATTATCGAGACCGATAACCCGGTGTTCCGGAAGATGAGCAAGGAAGAAGTGGCCTCGTTCGTGGAAGGCTTCGAGAAATAG
- a CDS encoding ribosome assembly factor SBDS encodes MIPLEKAVVARLDSHGERFEILVDPDLAVRFRQGEPLEIEDVVAALFVFENSSHATRASEESLQKVFHTTDFSPVAKRIIEKGEIHLTAEQRRHMITEKRRQVVAFISRNAINPQTGLPHPPQRIEMAMEEARVNIDPFKHLDEQVKETVKALRPIIPIKFEEIRIAVKIPADYAPKAYGDIQAAGTMEREEWQKDGSWICVLRIPAGIQSDLYDLINRLTKGQGEVKILNQVY; translated from the coding sequence ATGATACCACTCGAAAAGGCAGTGGTAGCCCGGCTCGACAGCCACGGCGAACGGTTCGAGATCCTGGTGGACCCGGACCTTGCGGTCAGGTTCCGCCAGGGGGAACCGCTGGAGATCGAGGACGTGGTCGCGGCACTCTTCGTATTCGAGAACTCATCCCATGCGACACGCGCTTCGGAAGAATCCCTCCAGAAAGTCTTCCATACGACTGATTTTAGCCCGGTTGCAAAAAGAATCATCGAGAAAGGAGAGATCCACCTCACCGCCGAGCAGCGGCGCCACATGATCACCGAGAAAAGGAGACAGGTCGTAGCGTTCATTTCCAGGAACGCGATCAACCCCCAGACCGGCCTTCCCCATCCTCCGCAGCGGATTGAGATGGCGATGGAGGAGGCGAGGGTCAATATTGACCCCTTCAAGCACCTCGACGAACAGGTCAAGGAGACCGTCAAGGCACTTCGGCCCATTATTCCCATAAAATTCGAGGAGATAAGGATCGCGGTAAAGATACCCGCGGATTATGCGCCGAAGGCTTACGGTGACATCCAGGCCGCCGGCACAATGGAACGCGAGGAATGGCAGAAGGACGGGTCCTGGATATGCGTTCTCAGGATACCTGCCGGGATCCAGTCTGATCTCTACGACCTGATCAACCGGCTCACCAAGGGTCAGGGCGAGGTGAAGATCCTCAATCAAGTATATTAA
- a CDS encoding 50S ribosomal protein L37ae, whose product MSRQQKAKGRVTGSAGRFGPRYGRFIRKRVAETEKISKAVHPCPRCDVLAVRREGTGIWACRKCGFKFAGGAYQPQTPQLRVALRTIDRALQKEA is encoded by the coding sequence ATGAGCAGGCAACAGAAAGCAAAAGGACGGGTGACCGGAAGCGCAGGAAGATTCGGCCCCAGGTATGGACGATTTATCCGGAAAAGAGTAGCCGAGACCGAGAAGATATCAAAGGCCGTTCACCCGTGCCCCCGTTGTGATGTCCTTGCGGTGCGCCGGGAAGGAACCGGGATATGGGCGTGCCGGAAGTGCGGGTTCAAGTTTGCCGGAGGGGCATACCAGCCGCAGACCCCGCAGCTCCGGGTAGCACTCCGGACCATTGACCGGGCGCTCCAGAAGGAGGCGTGA
- a CDS encoding DNA-directed RNA polymerase subunit P, translated as MASTYKCARCKQKVEIDVNVRCPYCGHRILFKERGAGIKELKAR; from the coding sequence GTGGCAAGTACCTACAAGTGTGCCAGATGCAAACAGAAGGTTGAGATCGACGTAAACGTCCGGTGCCCTTACTGCGGCCACCGGATCCTGTTCAAAGAACGCGGTGCCGGGATCAAAGAGCTGAAAGCTCGATGA
- a CDS encoding KEOPS complex subunit Pcc1, whose amino-acid sequence MRHEAIFRVHHPDAVYLFGAVAPEMDEKNQRSRAECRLEGRETLVLKVTARDIAALRAALNMWLRLINVAKEMQDLIKRPGEHDT is encoded by the coding sequence ATGCGGCATGAGGCGATATTCCGGGTGCATCACCCCGACGCGGTATACCTGTTCGGGGCAGTGGCACCGGAGATGGATGAGAAGAATCAGCGGTCAAGGGCGGAATGCCGGCTCGAAGGACGCGAGACCCTGGTGCTGAAGGTAACCGCCAGGGATATCGCTGCGTTGCGGGCGGCACTGAATATGTGGCTCCGCCTGATCAATGTCGCGAAAGAGATGCAGGACCTGATTAAAAGACCAGGAGAACACGACACATGA
- a CDS encoding prefoldin subunit beta — protein MNGISPKVQNQIAMLQQIQQQMQTIGAQKTQYEMAVREAKRATEELKDVAEDAPVYLSVGTVMMQKKKEEVEKNLTEKIETLELRVKSLEKQETMLQGKFEQLQAQIKQALEGKAPVNAS, from the coding sequence ATGAATGGAATTTCACCAAAAGTCCAGAACCAGATCGCCATGCTGCAACAGATCCAGCAGCAGATGCAGACCATAGGGGCACAAAAGACCCAGTACGAGATGGCGGTACGGGAAGCGAAAAGGGCGACGGAGGAGCTAAAGGACGTTGCCGAGGATGCACCCGTGTACCTGAGCGTAGGTACCGTAATGATGCAGAAGAAGAAAGAAGAAGTCGAAAAGAACCTGACCGAGAAGATCGAGACCCTGGAACTCCGGGTAAAATCCCTGGAAAAGCAGGAGACCATGCTCCAGGGCAAGTTCGAGCAACTCCAGGCCCAGATCAAGCAGGCGCTGGAGGGCAAGGCCCCCGTTAACGCCTCTTAA
- a CDS encoding 2-isopropylmalate synthase, producing MRGIVFFTDSQSTRKVTVFDTTLRDGEQTPGISFKFEQKLEIARQLSSIGVHAIEAGFPASSQGERETVRAIVDLGLDSVVCGLARSRKEDVDTCLDCGVDMVHVFIPTSEVQRVHTIRKSPEEVLDITREIVAYVREHCDQCMFSAMDATRTEPEYLISVFRAAAESGATIINVPDTVGVYAPSAMRALVSRIVADVDCPVDVHCHNDFGLAVANTITAVEAGASQMQVTVNGLGERAGNADLAQSVMILETIFGIRTGIDLPRLVETSRLISRYSGIGIPPIQPIVGDNAFSHESGIHSHGVIACAATFEPGIMTPEMVGHRRKLTLGKHVGRHAVRQMLQEVHMNPSDEQLDAIVEKVKFISVKGKRVTDADLYEIAESVMGLETGKKVIQLEDIAIMTGNHVIPTASVKALVNGKEHVFSSTGNGPVDAALKAILGILPARIQLKEFNIEAISGGSDAIGHVTIAVEDEHGHVFDASASGDDIVLSSAEAMINAINLLQRVKGPL from the coding sequence TTGCGGGGAATTGTTTTCTTCACCGATAGCCAGTCGACCAGAAAAGTCACTGTCTTTGATACCACCCTCAGGGATGGCGAACAAACGCCGGGTATCTCGTTTAAATTCGAACAAAAACTGGAGATCGCTCGCCAGTTATCCTCAATCGGGGTCCATGCCATAGAGGCCGGTTTCCCTGCGTCCTCGCAGGGAGAACGGGAAACGGTCCGGGCCATCGTTGATCTGGGGCTCGACTCGGTAGTCTGCGGGCTCGCCCGTTCGAGAAAGGAGGACGTGGATACCTGTCTCGACTGCGGGGTCGACATGGTGCATGTCTTTATCCCCACTTCCGAGGTGCAGCGGGTACACACTATCCGGAAATCTCCCGAAGAAGTGCTTGATATCACCCGGGAGATCGTGGCCTATGTCCGGGAACACTGCGACCAGTGCATGTTCTCTGCGATGGATGCCACCCGTACCGAACCGGAATACCTTATCTCGGTGTTCCGGGCGGCGGCAGAATCCGGGGCCACCATCATCAATGTACCTGATACCGTCGGGGTTTATGCTCCGTCGGCGATGCGGGCCCTCGTCTCCCGCATTGTCGCGGATGTGGACTGCCCGGTTGACGTCCATTGTCATAACGACTTCGGCCTCGCGGTGGCGAACACCATCACCGCGGTCGAAGCGGGTGCGTCGCAGATGCAGGTCACGGTGAACGGACTCGGCGAACGGGCCGGAAATGCGGACCTTGCCCAGTCGGTGATGATCCTCGAGACCATCTTCGGGATCCGGACGGGGATTGATCTCCCCCGGTTGGTCGAGACCTCCCGGTTGATTTCACGGTATTCCGGGATCGGCATCCCGCCCATCCAGCCAATCGTGGGGGACAACGCGTTCTCCCACGAGAGCGGGATCCATTCCCACGGGGTGATCGCCTGTGCCGCCACGTTCGAGCCCGGGATCATGACCCCCGAGATGGTGGGGCACCGGAGAAAGCTCACCCTGGGTAAGCATGTAGGCAGGCACGCGGTCCGCCAGATGCTCCAGGAGGTGCACATGAACCCCTCCGACGAACAGCTCGATGCCATCGTCGAGAAGGTCAAGTTCATCTCGGTCAAGGGGAAGCGGGTGACCGATGCGGATCTCTATGAGATTGCGGAGAGCGTCATGGGGCTTGAAACCGGTAAAAAGGTGATCCAGCTCGAGGATATTGCCATCATGACCGGAAATCATGTTATCCCCACCGCAAGCGTGAAGGCACTGGTGAACGGAAAAGAGCATGTCTTTTCCAGCACCGGCAACGGGCCCGTGGATGCCGCATTGAAGGCCATCCTCGGTATCCTCCCGGCACGGATACAACTCAAGGAGTTCAACATCGAGGCCATTTCCGGGGGGTCGGACGCGATCGGTCACGTGACCATCGCGGTCGAGGATGAGCACGGGCATGTCTTCGATGCGAGTGCCTCGGGCGACGACATCGTGCTCTCGTCTGCCGAAGCGATGATCAATGCCATAAACTTATTACAGCGGGTAAAAGGCCCGTTGTGA
- a CDS encoding PKD domain-containing protein produces the protein MTTVQADFTENVTSGDAPLTVKFTDKSSGRPNSWLWDFGDGSTSSLQNPVHTYSSAGTYTVTLTAGTVFDQGGVHSGISTVIRKENLVTVTGTIQAVQPGSGVIPGSSSPPKTSFSAADIEEFIGQRSLPSISGQLVSDNSTGSYRGVESATRILVLGDPAIPTEISTAEQDLLQNRLHSGQSGSTAALLIRQRLST, from the coding sequence ATGACAACGGTTCAGGCGGATTTTACTGAAAACGTCACTTCGGGGGATGCACCCCTGACGGTAAAATTCACCGACAAATCCTCGGGAAGACCGAATTCATGGCTCTGGGATTTTGGGGACGGGAGCACCTCCAGCCTGCAGAACCCTGTTCATACCTACTCGAGCGCGGGGACGTATACCGTTACCCTGACTGCGGGGACGGTATTTGACCAGGGTGGTGTCCATTCGGGAATATCCACCGTGATCCGGAAAGAGAACCTGGTCACCGTGACCGGGACGATCCAGGCTGTGCAACCCGGTTCCGGAGTGATTCCAGGAAGTTCGTCACCGCCAAAGACCAGTTTCTCCGCGGCCGATATTGAGGAGTTCATCGGTCAACGTTCGCTTCCAAGCATTTCCGGGCAACTAGTATCCGATAACTCCACGGGGAGCTACAGGGGTGTCGAAAGCGCTACCAGGATTCTGGTATTGGGAGATCCGGCAATTCCCACCGAGATTTCTACTGCAGAACAGGATCTGTTGCAAAACCGTCTTCACTCTGGACAAAGTGGTTCCACTGCGGCCCTGTTGATCAGGCAAAGGTTATCCACATAA
- a CDS encoding HEAT repeat domain-containing protein codes for MEEHASDYDRGRGVLVRSARECPDPHARRYSILLLSREKDPDLLPLFVAGMKDEDKGVREQAARALAEMGEPATAALLDLIRDKEWRVRYRSAEALGLMGYSPGDAALIEALHDPKDHVRYMAAKSLGLIGDPLALEPLIGRLEDENEFVRRIAAVSLAKIGLPRARSAVAMAMEKEKNPEVREAMALALAGFTLSGPELDDENTD; via the coding sequence ATGGAGGAACATGCATCCGATTACGATCGCGGCCGCGGAGTTCTGGTGAGAAGTGCAAGGGAGTGCCCCGACCCTCATGCGAGGCGGTACTCGATCCTCCTTCTTTCCCGGGAGAAGGACCCCGATCTCCTGCCGCTGTTCGTGGCGGGGATGAAGGATGAGGATAAGGGGGTCAGGGAGCAGGCGGCGAGGGCACTCGCAGAAATGGGCGAACCCGCGACAGCAGCCCTTCTGGACCTCATCAGGGACAAAGAGTGGAGAGTGCGGTACAGGTCGGCCGAAGCGCTCGGGTTGATGGGTTACAGCCCGGGAGATGCCGCCCTGATCGAGGCACTTCATGACCCGAAGGATCATGTCCGCTATATGGCCGCGAAATCGCTGGGCCTGATAGGAGACCCCTTAGCGCTGGAGCCACTGATCGGACGGCTGGAGGACGAGAACGAGTTCGTCCGGCGGATCGCAGCGGTATCGCTGGCAAAGATAGGTCTTCCGAGGGCCCGCTCCGCCGTTGCCATGGCAATGGAAAAAGAAAAGAATCCCGAGGTGCGTGAGGCCATGGCACTCGCTCTCGCGGGCTTTACGCTTTCCGGCCCGGAACTCGATGACGAGAACACGGATTGA